The DNA window ACGGTAGCTGTTTCGGACCGTCAGATGGAACCAAACGCTCCAAGCATAGCTGGGGACTGCGTGGATTGCCCTTTTGGACAAGGGCAGAAACTCTATTCGGTCTGCTGGCAGTAGTCTAAGTTCCTAGGTATGCCTTACCATCTTACCTACTAGGTCCAGAGGTTGAGTATGCTCAAGGCCCGTGCCCGGAGACAAGGTTGCTGCCAGTGTCGCAGGAGGCCGCGgtcccgccgcgcccgtcgcaaTCAAAAGGCAGCATCAATCAAATCTTTCAACTGAGTGAGAGACGAGGCACAgactgccgacgccgacgttggcgacagctgccagggcagggccTTCCAAGTCCCGACGGGAGTTAATATGGAAGTAAGTTAATACTAAGTTACTTAAAGGCAGGCCTGGTAAGCGCTTGGCCGTGCAGGCCGTACCCCGGCTCGTGCTGCCAGCCGTCCCCGCTTAGCAATCCGTGTACCACGACCGTATGCTTAAGTTGCTAGTGAGCGACCACCACCCGCATTGGCCATCCCACCTTGGACCTTGAAAATCCTCAGCCAAGCTCACCCGAGTGAATGACACGCAGCTGCATAGGTGAAACGGTCCGTTGACGCCTCTCGAATcgcttcgccggcgccaatCCTGCTGTCTCCTGCTCGCTTGCCACCAGCCCGCTCGTCGCGAATACCGGATCGTCCTTGCTTGGGCGCCGAAGCCGGAGCAGCCGCACCGCCTTCCTACCGTCGGACCCTCATCACTCGGCACCGACAACCTGAggcagcggcatcatcatggcgCTCGTGTCCAAGCCGGCCGTGTCCTTCTTGGGACCCGTGGCGTCCTACTCGCATCAGGTACGACTGCCGAGGCATCTGACTGACCCCCAGCAATTCCGTCCATGACACACACTGACACCATGGCAGGCTGTGCGCCAAGTCTTCCCCGAAAACATCTGGGACTTGAAACCCGCGGTCACCATTGATGGTTCGTGCATCATGCATCTGCCGGGCGGGTCTCATCGTTTCTGACCTGGAGCTTGCAGACGTCTTCAACCAGGTCCAAGGCCGCGAGGTCCTCGCGGGCGTGGTGCCGCTTGAGAATTCCTCCAAcggccccgtcgtcttcACCTTGGACAACCTGGCTGATAGAGACGGCCGCTACAAGGACATCACCGTCCACGGCGAGATCTTCGTCGAGGTGCACCactgcctcgtcggccacaAGAGCCCGCAGCCCCGTGCCGAGGACAATGCCGAAGGCTCGGGCACCTCTACCCCGACCGCTGCGGACCCGACCCCGGCCAAGCCAAGGGCCAAGCCGCTGTCTAGTCTCAAGCACATCAAGCGTGTGTACTCGCACCCGCAGGCGTTTGGCCAGTGCAACGCCTTCATCTCGACATATCTCAAGGGCGTCGAGATTGTCGACACGAGCTCCAcgagcaaggccgccgagattGTGAGCCAGGATGGGAACG is part of the Purpureocillium takamizusanense chromosome 7, complete sequence genome and encodes:
- the PHA2 gene encoding Prephenate dehydratase (EggNog:ENOG503NTX5~COG:E), with product MALVSKPAVSFLGPVASYSHQAVRQVFPENIWDLKPAVTIDDVFNQVQGREVLAGVVPLENSSNGPVVFTLDNLADRDGRYKDITVHGEIFVEVHHCLVGHKSPQPRAEDNAEGSGTSTPTAADPTPAKPRAKPLSSLKHIKRVYSHPQAFGQCNAFISTYLKGVEIVDTSSTSKAAEIVSQDGNGTWAAISNELAGSLHGLDFLAKSIEDREDNTTRFLIIGTNSSVPKDWQLQKQESASAPSNKSLVSFTVPHTSPGALADVLSCFKEFGLNLTSINSRPSLKAPFQYIFFVEFDGHRYHDPDGRVSGALDKISRVAESWRWLGSWERYK